Proteins co-encoded in one Flavobacterium sp. M31R6 genomic window:
- a CDS encoding NAD(P)/FAD-dependent oxidoreductase → MQIVIIGGGFAGINLAKELANQKGIEVTLVDKNNYNFFPPLIYQVATGFLEPSSISYPFRKFFAGKKNLQFRLGELLKVIPGENKIILNNGELQYDCLVFATGAETSYFGMENVKKNAIPMKTLNDAIEMRNALLKNLEKAAICKDIHERRKHLTIVVVGGGPTGVEVSGMFAEMRKNILLKEYPELQTSASNIYLIDGGDALLSPMSLESQADTLKAVTQLGVVVKLNTRVVDYKDDTVFFADGKTIQTKNLIWAAGVSAREFEGIPAESYGRGKRMATDAFNKVNATNNIYAIGDTGIQLNDANFPGGHPQVAQVAIQQGLNLAENFKLMIQNKPLKPFKYNDKGSMAIIGKNKAVVDLPKPKMHFNGFLAWMIWLFVHLMSLITYRNRINTFYHWMIAYFSKDQSLRMIIRPEKRTKGEV, encoded by the coding sequence ATGCAAATAGTAATTATAGGCGGAGGTTTTGCCGGAATTAATTTAGCCAAAGAACTCGCCAACCAAAAAGGAATTGAAGTAACCCTTGTTGACAAAAACAATTATAATTTCTTTCCGCCACTCATCTATCAGGTAGCCACAGGCTTTTTGGAGCCCTCAAGCATAAGTTATCCTTTCCGAAAGTTTTTTGCAGGCAAAAAGAATCTGCAGTTTCGCTTGGGCGAATTACTTAAAGTAATTCCTGGCGAAAACAAAATCATCCTCAATAACGGCGAATTGCAGTATGACTGCTTAGTTTTTGCAACGGGAGCCGAAACGAGTTATTTTGGAATGGAAAATGTCAAGAAAAATGCCATTCCGATGAAAACCCTCAATGATGCCATCGAAATGCGCAATGCATTATTGAAAAATTTGGAAAAAGCTGCCATTTGCAAAGACATACACGAACGCAGAAAACATTTAACCATTGTCGTAGTTGGAGGAGGCCCAACAGGAGTGGAAGTTTCCGGAATGTTTGCCGAGATGCGAAAAAACATTTTGCTCAAAGAATATCCCGAATTACAAACCTCCGCCAGTAATATCTATTTGATCGATGGGGGAGATGCCTTGTTATCGCCTATGAGCTTGGAATCACAAGCCGATACGCTCAAAGCAGTGACTCAACTTGGAGTCGTTGTCAAACTAAATACCCGAGTGGTTGATTACAAAGACGATACCGTTTTCTTCGCCGATGGAAAAACCATACAAACCAAGAACTTAATTTGGGCGGCAGGAGTTTCGGCAAGGGAATTTGAAGGAATTCCGGCAGAAAGTTACGGTCGTGGCAAACGAATGGCTACCGATGCATTCAACAAAGTTAACGCTACCAATAACATCTACGCCATTGGCGATACCGGCATCCAACTCAACGATGCAAATTTCCCGGGAGGTCACCCCCAAGTGGCGCAAGTGGCAATCCAACAAGGATTAAACCTTGCCGAAAACTTCAAATTAATGATTCAAAACAAACCTTTGAAACCCTTTAAATACAACGACAAAGGTTCAATGGCAATCATTGGAAAAAACAAAGCTGTTGTCGATTTACCCAAACCCAAAATGCATTTCAATGGCTTTTTGGCTTGGATGATTTGGTTATTTGTTCACTTGATGTCCTTGATAACGTATCGCAATAGAATCAACACGTTTTACCATTGGATGATTGCTTATTTCTCAAAAGACCAATCGTTACGAATGATTATCAGACCTGAGAAGAGAACGAAAGGGGAGGTGTGA
- a CDS encoding alpha/beta fold hydrolase, translating into MYRFFFAITLSVSLNCYAQTIIEGNVKSIDNIIVPYCSIGIKDTKLGTITDENGKYKFEIPNNLDNKEIVFSSIGYNDKIVSITDLQANPKIILDYKTTNLNEVVIKTNKMKKKVVGQKTRPFLTFSKMFDKNVPTIEQGSFFPVYQKTKLKSYNYHIIPSSKFKEITLKLNIYSIKNNVPDQSLLNENIIYKTSTTGWQNIDLSKYKLVFNHLDKIAITLQLVDYKPLEDTEFIFGLSAKKTLSKNLLFRYQSQGIWESSEGGFISNLEISYTKNKDEKNLTEEDNSTDNTNTADNSDTKTLIEVITNKEKALKTSYGKSMDGKYIDLGNAKIYYEEYGKGHPLIFLHGNNGSISDFYQQIPFFSKYYHVIAIDTRGQGKSTDLTKEDYTYEEFADDLYKVIQHLNLEKMSIIGWSDGGNTGLIFNSQHPELVNKLVTIGANLNPSGVSEYFINDLKKQISENEADNQRLIKLMLNHPDITSKQLIHITNPVLIIAGSDDVIKEEHSKEIQKLIQNSELEIIPNATHYIPFEQPKKLSELIFEFLRK; encoded by the coding sequence ATGTATAGATTTTTTTTCGCAATTACTCTTTCAGTTAGCTTAAACTGTTACGCACAAACGATAATTGAAGGAAATGTAAAAAGCATAGACAATATAATAGTTCCTTATTGCTCAATTGGAATAAAAGACACAAAACTAGGAACAATTACTGATGAAAACGGAAAGTATAAATTTGAAATTCCAAATAATTTAGACAATAAAGAAATAGTTTTTAGTTCTATTGGATATAATGACAAGATTGTTTCTATAACTGACTTACAAGCAAATCCTAAAATTATTTTAGATTATAAAACAACGAATCTTAATGAAGTTGTCATTAAGACAAATAAAATGAAAAAAAAAGTTGTTGGACAAAAAACCAGACCTTTTCTAACGTTTTCAAAGATGTTTGATAAAAATGTACCAACAATTGAACAAGGTAGTTTCTTTCCAGTTTATCAAAAAACAAAGCTGAAATCTTATAATTATCATATTATACCAAGTTCAAAATTTAAGGAAATCACTTTAAAACTCAATATTTACAGTATCAAAAATAATGTTCCTGATCAATCGCTTCTTAACGAGAACATCATTTATAAAACTTCTACAACTGGCTGGCAGAATATTGATTTATCAAAATATAAACTAGTTTTTAATCATCTGGATAAGATTGCTATAACCCTACAATTAGTTGATTACAAACCATTAGAAGATACTGAATTTATATTTGGACTGTCAGCAAAAAAAACACTTTCCAAAAATTTACTTTTCAGATATCAAAGTCAGGGAATCTGGGAGTCAAGTGAAGGAGGTTTTATTTCAAACCTTGAAATCAGTTATACTAAAAATAAAGACGAAAAGAATCTAACTGAAGAAGATAATAGCACCGATAATACTAATACCGCCGATAATAGTGATACTAAAACTTTGATTGAAGTTATTACAAATAAAGAAAAAGCGCTAAAAACAAGTTATGGAAAAAGTATGGATGGAAAATATATTGATTTAGGAAATGCAAAAATATATTATGAAGAATACGGTAAAGGACATCCTTTAATATTTCTTCACGGTAACAATGGGAGTATTTCGGATTTCTATCAACAGATACCATTTTTTTCAAAATATTATCATGTAATTGCAATTGATACTCGGGGTCAAGGAAAAAGCACAGACTTAACAAAAGAGGACTATACTTATGAAGAATTCGCTGATGATTTATATAAGGTCATTCAGCATCTGAATTTGGAAAAAATGAGTATTATTGGTTGGAGCGACGGCGGAAATACAGGATTGATTTTCAATTCGCAACATCCTGAATTGGTAAATAAACTGGTGACAATCGGTGCCAATTTAAATCCTTCTGGAGTGAGTGAATATTTCATAAATGATTTAAAAAAACAAATTTCAGAAAATGAGGCAGACAATCAACGTTTAATCAAACTGATGTTAAATCATCCAGATATAACTTCAAAACAACTCATTCATATTACTAATCCAGTATTAATAATTGCTGGAAGCGATGATGTAATAAAAGAAGAACATTCTAAAGAGATACAGAAATTGATACAGAATTCTGAATTAGAAATCATTCCGAATGCAACACATTATATACCTTTTGAACAACCAAAAAAATTAAGTGAATTAATCTTCGAATTCTTAAGAAAATAA
- a CDS encoding PAS domain-containing sensor histidine kinase, translating to METKQNFTKVLKNKYIPTAEFYSQIIDSLQDYSIFTLDNDFIINSWSSGSTKIFGYETDEVIGEPFDLIFTEEDLKNGIPKKEIETALKEGRATDNRWHIAKDKSLFYAYGLVFPLIGLNGEMLGYVKVLRDLTDRKQSEDAIKNYIKELEDLNTHKESVMAILSHDLRSPLSAIIGTAKYLKENFRKMNPDTVQEMLDLVYKSATDELEMLDYLVEWARIKYASDTFSPTKLKLIEYIEKVFETLNETASINTINLHHEIEENTSVFADSKMLISIIQNIVSNAIKHTEKGGSIKISASSKEDKIIVQVKDTGIGMSKEIMEKLFTPQMKTLSETRKENKGAGIGLLLVKGFLEKNGGEIWVESIEGEGSTFYFTLPIEKPLYKIGSSDEIMFDESA from the coding sequence ATGGAAACCAAACAAAATTTCACAAAAGTCCTTAAAAATAAATACATACCAACGGCTGAGTTTTATAGTCAAATAATTGACAGTTTACAAGATTATTCCATTTTTACATTAGACAATGACTTTATCATAAATAGCTGGAGTTCAGGTTCTACAAAAATATTTGGTTACGAAACAGATGAAGTTATTGGTGAACCTTTTGATCTAATATTTACAGAGGAAGATTTAAAAAATGGTATTCCAAAAAAGGAAATCGAAACCGCTTTAAAAGAAGGTAGAGCAACAGACAATAGATGGCACATTGCCAAAGACAAGAGCCTGTTTTATGCTTATGGATTGGTTTTTCCGCTCATCGGTTTAAACGGCGAAATGTTAGGCTACGTCAAGGTTTTAAGGGACTTGACTGACAGAAAACAATCAGAGGATGCGATAAAAAATTACATTAAAGAATTGGAAGATCTTAATACTCATAAAGAGAGTGTTATGGCGATACTTTCGCACGATTTGAGAAGTCCGCTGTCAGCAATTATAGGAACTGCAAAATATCTAAAAGAAAATTTTCGCAAAATGAATCCTGATACTGTGCAGGAAATGCTTGATTTGGTTTATAAATCGGCAACAGATGAATTGGAAATGTTGGACTATTTAGTGGAATGGGCAAGAATAAAATACGCATCAGATACCTTTTCTCCAACAAAATTGAAACTTATTGAATACATTGAAAAAGTATTTGAAACTTTAAATGAAACGGCGTCAATAAACACTATAAATCTTCATCATGAAATCGAAGAGAACACTTCAGTATTTGCCGATAGCAAAATGTTAATTTCCATCATTCAAAATATCGTTTCAAATGCCATAAAACATACCGAAAAAGGAGGTTCAATAAAGATTTCAGCAAGTAGCAAAGAGGATAAAATTATTGTTCAGGTGAAAGATACTGGAATTGGAATGTCTAAAGAAATCATGGAAAAACTTTTCACTCCGCAAATGAAAACACTTTCTGAAACAAGAAAAGAGAATAAAGGCGCTGGAATAGGTTTATTATTGGTAAAAGGCTTTTTAGAAAAAAATGGCGGTGAAATATGGGTAGAAAGCATTGAAGGGGAAGGTTCTACTTTTTATTTTACATTACCCATTGAGAAACCTCTATACAAGATAGGCAGTTCAGATGAAATTATGTTTGATGAAAGTGCCTAG
- a CDS encoding multidrug effflux MFS transporter, giving the protein MTKGKYIQLILILGSMTALGPFSIDMYLPSFSGIAKDLHTTVTIVSESLSSYFIGISFGQLLYGPLLDRFGRKKPLFIGLLVYILASLGCAVVADIHVFIGLRFIQAVGSCAATVASVAMVRDLFPVKEIPNVLSKLMLVLGLSPMLAPTIGSYVTTYYGWHPIFFILTFLGGFVLIASQLGLPDTHKPDRTISLKPKPIINNFVSIIKVPQFYTYALTGSIAFSGLFTYVAASPILFMDILKVDATVYGWIFAFMSVSFIGSSQLNSLLLRRFSSEQMIFGALVAQITISVTFLILALNGLLGLYGTIAMLFLFLACLGISNPNTAGLTLAPFAKNAGSASALMGAIQLGIGALSSFAVGIFVKDSMVPMVAIMTCTTIIAFIILNIGKRKIKETVVNSGDDEIMVGH; this is encoded by the coding sequence ATGACAAAAGGGAAATACATACAGCTGATCTTAATTTTGGGTTCGATGACTGCGCTTGGACCATTTTCGATTGATATGTATTTGCCCAGTTTTTCAGGGATTGCCAAAGATCTTCACACTACAGTAACGATAGTTTCCGAATCCTTATCCAGTTATTTCATCGGGATTTCGTTTGGGCAATTGTTGTATGGGCCTTTATTGGATCGTTTCGGGCGAAAAAAGCCTTTATTTATTGGATTGCTTGTTTATATTTTGGCTTCTTTAGGATGCGCTGTTGTGGCTGATATTCATGTTTTTATAGGACTTCGGTTTATTCAGGCTGTTGGGAGTTGTGCGGCCACAGTAGCTTCGGTTGCGATGGTTCGGGACTTGTTTCCGGTAAAGGAAATACCTAATGTTTTGTCCAAATTAATGCTGGTTCTTGGACTTTCTCCAATGTTGGCACCCACTATTGGAAGCTATGTAACAACCTATTACGGTTGGCATCCCATATTTTTTATCCTTACGTTTCTGGGAGGTTTTGTGCTAATCGCATCACAGTTGGGCTTGCCTGATACACACAAACCAGATCGTACTATTTCATTAAAACCCAAACCTATCATTAATAATTTTGTATCAATTATCAAAGTACCGCAGTTTTATACCTATGCTTTGACTGGCTCAATTGCGTTCTCAGGATTGTTCACTTATGTTGCGGCCTCTCCAATTTTGTTTATGGATATTTTGAAAGTGGACGCGACGGTTTATGGTTGGATTTTTGCTTTTATGTCGGTGAGCTTTATTGGCTCCAGCCAATTGAATTCTTTATTATTGAGACGATTTTCCAGCGAACAGATGATTTTTGGTGCTTTGGTTGCCCAAATAACAATCAGTGTAACCTTTTTGATTTTGGCTCTTAATGGACTTTTGGGATTGTATGGTACAATCGCCATGCTATTTCTGTTTTTGGCTTGCTTGGGTATTTCTAACCCTAATACAGCAGGATTGACCCTTGCTCCTTTTGCTAAAAATGCAGGAAGTGCGTCAGCATTGATGGGGGCTATTCAGTTGGGGATTGGTGCTTTATCTTCTTTCGCGGTGGGTATTTTTGTCAAAGATTCGATGGTACCGATGGTTGCGATAATGACTTGCACTACTATTATCGCTTTTATTATTTTGAATATTGGTAAAAGAAAAATCAAGGAAACCGTTGTGAATTCTGGAGATGATGAGATTATGGTAGGACATTGA
- a CDS encoding SRPBCC family protein has protein sequence MEPEIFSTTPDCEIVTTRIMNFPIDLSFKAWTDPNHLKNWWGPKGFTNTFNEFDLRPGGKWSFIMHGPDKGNYPNEVEFIKIDEPNLIAWKRHSKPLFKVLATFEEIYSDKTKIIFRMIFDTAEESNKLRPFVVDKNEENFDRLEVELVKMAQ, from the coding sequence ATGGAACCAGAAATTTTCTCAACAACTCCAGACTGTGAAATTGTAACTACGAGAATTATGAACTTTCCCATAGATCTTTCTTTTAAAGCTTGGACTGATCCAAATCATTTAAAAAATTGGTGGGGACCAAAAGGATTCACAAATACTTTCAATGAATTTGACTTACGACCAGGCGGCAAATGGAGTTTTATTATGCACGGCCCAGACAAAGGAAATTATCCCAATGAAGTTGAATTTATAAAAATTGACGAACCAAATCTAATTGCCTGGAAACGTCATTCAAAGCCGCTTTTTAAAGTTCTTGCTACATTTGAAGAAATATACAGTGACAAAACAAAAATTATTTTCAGAATGATTTTCGACACAGCAGAAGAATCCAATAAATTAAGACCATTTGTAGTTGACAAAAACGAAGAGAACTTCGACAGACTTGAAGTTGAGTTGGTAAAGATGGCTCAATAA
- a CDS encoding replication initiation factor domain-containing protein, whose amino-acid sequence MHPKTLISIDYLIINLKGDLTPRTSNNSLDFELHLEPFGTKTFANKNLVKYKGEQIGFILSNPRSSILDDQLNQFQFENHVFYSKSLTEIRTIIYEFTDFYNLEFTAINRLDIAYDINDNNGYYRDLANNVTTGKVKLAGRKKSFSTHNELVKGVCINNGFNLGSRSSTKFLRVYNKSLSLEIKEKQHIIDFYKANDFENQNVWRFEYQLNASFFNNLKAFGYDKDFFDISGEKLKLPFEDLTWSVFDYGALINLTIMAQKNFFELRTNTGKSQTNKEESVRFILDFEYLLETRSNYKPLFVKLKRTHVPSVFKRKRLAKALFREYCANFQNVTYIVALNRVLDEINPFDGKPLKHWFINKMSFYLAEFRQLEKMNIKFDYLLYKEQNNLFIE is encoded by the coding sequence ATGCACCCAAAAACCTTAATATCAATAGATTACCTAATAATTAATTTAAAGGGCGATTTAACCCCTAGAACGTCTAATAATTCGCTCGATTTTGAATTGCATTTAGAACCGTTCGGAACTAAAACTTTTGCAAACAAAAACCTTGTGAAGTACAAAGGGGAACAAATCGGTTTTATTTTGAGTAATCCACGTTCTAGTATATTAGATGACCAACTAAATCAATTTCAATTTGAAAATCATGTTTTTTACAGCAAATCATTAACCGAAATACGTACTATTATTTATGAATTTACCGACTTTTATAACCTTGAATTTACTGCCATTAATAGGCTCGATATTGCTTATGATATTAACGATAACAATGGCTATTATCGTGATTTGGCAAATAATGTCACTACGGGAAAGGTTAAACTTGCCGGACGTAAAAAGTCTTTTTCAACTCATAATGAACTTGTTAAGGGCGTATGTATTAACAATGGCTTTAATCTTGGTTCTCGTTCTAGCACTAAATTTTTGCGAGTATATAACAAAAGTTTATCTCTTGAGATAAAGGAAAAACAACATATAATTGATTTTTACAAAGCGAATGATTTTGAAAATCAGAATGTTTGGCGTTTTGAATATCAATTAAATGCTTCGTTTTTCAATAATTTAAAAGCCTTCGGTTATGATAAAGACTTTTTTGACATTTCGGGCGAAAAATTAAAACTTCCTTTTGAAGATTTGACTTGGTCTGTTTTTGATTATGGGGCATTAATTAACCTTACTATTATGGCACAAAAGAATTTTTTTGAATTGCGTACCAATACGGGGAAGAGTCAAACCAATAAAGAGGAAAGTGTTCGTTTTATTTTGGATTTTGAATATTTGTTAGAAACGAGGTCAAATTATAAGCCTTTGTTTGTTAAGTTAAAAAGGACGCATGTCCCTAGTGTTTTTAAGCGAAAACGCTTGGCGAAAGCCTTATTTCGGGAGTATTGCGCAAATTTTCAGAATGTAACTTATATAGTTGCTTTAAACAGGGTTTTAGACGAGATTAACCCCTTTGACGGTAAACCGTTAAAACATTGGTTCATAAATAAAATGTCTTTTTACTTGGCGGAGTTCCGACAACTTGAGAAAATGAACATAAAATTCGATTATTTACTTTACAAAGAACAAAACAACTTATTTATAGAATAA
- a CDS encoding DUF2911 domain-containing protein — protein MKILKISLLVVFSFFAISFVNAQEKPKSPPEKVTGTINGATIQINYGSPSVRGRKIWGELVPFNEVWRAGANEATTFETDKDLTIEGLRLPAGKYSFFVIPNQNECVVIFNKEAKQWGAYKYNDKVDQLRVKVKPQIADSATEKLTYIINATDVELVWEKWIIGFSVK, from the coding sequence ATGAAAATTTTAAAAATCTCATTACTAGTGGTGTTCTCGTTTTTTGCGATTTCATTTGTAAATGCCCAAGAGAAGCCAAAGAGTCCCCCAGAAAAAGTGACTGGAACGATTAATGGAGCAACGATTCAAATTAATTATGGAAGTCCTTCGGTGAGAGGCCGAAAAATTTGGGGAGAATTAGTTCCTTTTAATGAAGTTTGGCGTGCTGGAGCTAATGAAGCTACAACTTTTGAAACCGATAAAGATCTTACCATTGAAGGGTTGAGATTGCCGGCAGGAAAGTATTCGTTTTTTGTTATTCCTAATCAAAACGAATGCGTCGTTATTTTTAATAAAGAAGCCAAGCAATGGGGCGCATATAAATACAATGACAAAGTTGATCAACTGCGTGTAAAAGTAAAACCACAAATAGCTGATTCAGCTACGGAAAAACTAACGTATATTATAAATGCAACCGATGTAGAATTAGTTTGGGAAAAATGGATTATTGGTTTTAGCGTAAAATAA
- a CDS encoding DUF294 nucleotidyltransferase-like domain-containing protein: MNTIAENIADFLKEYPPFDNLTFQELSAIATSIRVLNLEKNETLFQINDKLHDCFYVVASGVIHLSVIADAEETLLNKCHAGDVLGLRPFFAKNNYMMTAKAREESIIYAIPIITFRPFVANNPDVLNFLLESFATNTWNPKEKENLRGKLANDNVVYIDQKSEMQYFQSLTYNRLPLTATINDIAKDVALLMTENSSTSVVICDNQLPIGIVTHTDMCSKIATGQFPLTVTMKAIMSAPVVTVVENVSLAEAQLLMLKNNVTHLCVTSDGTDKSSVKGVISEHDLIIAQANNPGVLIKEIKRSSNGKELKHLRERLTELIQNSIHKNIPLSNINNIASEINSAILKRAVELSILDLGSPPARFAWLSTGSQGRKEQLLLTDQDSLLIFEDVAPDKYRDVRDYFLKLAKRTTATLEKVGYELCPNGHMASNMLWCKSLTDWTKQYDSWMNTPGENSNDLSSIFFDLELVFGEKKIFEAIENVILKDLDHNTLFFDFLGNDALRKNSPLTFFKKFVVEEDEPNKNKFDIKTRALMPLIDGARLFALHFNIKGLNNTYLRFKQLAIIDAKNADIYLNCAEAFLTLSKFRVNEGLKNENSGQYINLSELTKLDKEKLKNALAPMKELEELIKSNFKLTQFS, translated from the coding sequence ATGAATACAATTGCAGAAAATATCGCTGACTTTTTGAAAGAATACCCACCATTCGACAACTTGACTTTTCAAGAACTATCAGCCATTGCTACAAGTATTCGGGTTTTGAACCTGGAAAAAAATGAAACTTTATTCCAAATAAATGACAAACTGCATGATTGTTTCTATGTAGTTGCCTCCGGTGTGATTCATTTATCCGTTATCGCTGATGCCGAAGAAACCTTGTTGAATAAGTGCCATGCAGGTGATGTCTTGGGTTTAAGACCATTTTTCGCCAAAAATAATTACATGATGACGGCCAAAGCCCGTGAAGAAAGTATTATTTATGCCATACCAATTATCACTTTTAGGCCTTTTGTAGCCAATAATCCGGATGTATTGAATTTTCTTTTAGAAAGTTTCGCTACGAATACCTGGAATCCAAAAGAAAAAGAAAACCTAAGAGGCAAATTAGCCAATGATAATGTCGTCTATATTGATCAAAAATCTGAAATGCAATATTTTCAGTCATTGACCTATAATAGACTACCACTTACGGCAACTATCAATGACATTGCCAAAGATGTTGCTCTACTAATGACAGAAAACAGTTCTACCAGTGTAGTTATTTGTGACAATCAATTACCCATTGGAATAGTTACCCATACTGATATGTGTTCCAAAATTGCAACAGGGCAGTTTCCTTTGACCGTAACCATGAAAGCTATCATGTCTGCTCCGGTTGTAACCGTTGTAGAAAATGTCTCTTTGGCTGAAGCCCAGCTTTTGATGCTAAAAAACAATGTAACCCATTTATGCGTCACTTCAGACGGAACAGATAAATCCTCCGTGAAAGGAGTGATTTCAGAACATGATCTGATTATAGCCCAAGCCAATAACCCAGGTGTTTTGATCAAAGAAATCAAAAGATCATCCAATGGAAAGGAACTAAAACATCTACGAGAAAGATTGACTGAATTGATTCAGAATTCAATCCATAAAAATATTCCGCTTTCTAATATAAACAATATTGCGAGCGAAATAAACTCAGCCATACTAAAACGTGCCGTTGAATTATCCATTTTAGATTTAGGCTCTCCTCCTGCACGCTTTGCATGGCTAAGCACGGGAAGCCAAGGTAGAAAAGAGCAATTATTACTGACTGATCAAGACAGTTTATTAATATTTGAAGATGTAGCTCCCGATAAATATAGAGACGTACGAGATTATTTCTTGAAATTAGCAAAAAGAACAACTGCAACACTGGAAAAAGTTGGTTATGAATTATGTCCAAATGGTCATATGGCAAGCAATATGCTTTGGTGTAAATCATTGACAGACTGGACTAAACAATACGACAGCTGGATGAATACTCCAGGTGAAAACAGTAATGATCTTAGTAGCATCTTTTTTGACCTGGAACTTGTTTTTGGAGAAAAAAAGATATTTGAAGCTATTGAAAATGTGATTCTAAAAGACTTGGATCATAACACATTGTTTTTTGACTTCTTAGGAAATGATGCATTAAGAAAAAATTCTCCTCTTACCTTTTTCAAGAAATTTGTAGTAGAAGAAGACGAACCTAACAAAAATAAATTTGACATAAAAACCAGAGCATTAATGCCTTTAATTGACGGAGCCAGATTATTTGCCTTGCATTTCAACATCAAAGGATTAAATAATACCTACCTGCGTTTCAAACAATTAGCAATTATTGATGCGAAAAATGCAGATATTTACTTAAATTGTGCTGAAGCATTTTTGACTTTATCAAAATTTAGAGTAAATGAAGGTTTAAAAAATGAAAATTCAGGACAATATATAAACCTGAGCGAACTAACAAAATTAGATAAAGAAAAACTAAAGAATGCCTTAGCCCCAATGAAAGAACTGGAAGAATTAATTAAAAGTAATTTCAAACTAACGCAATTTTCATAA
- a CDS encoding 3'-5' exonuclease: MMLDWLKNINKEYPDFWKTYLAKFEHKSKRYVVFSTETSGLNPDKDVILSIGSFAIVNNKIHIGDSFESILLQYKYFHDNGLSNEFILESKMKKLSEPEAIEAFIDYIGNAVLIGHHVDFDVDMINSALMRLDCGRLKNEALDIDVMYRKLIDVNDKQFSLDELSEIFKLPKSYRKSPSEEAYTIALLFLKLKNRLGIK; this comes from the coding sequence ATGATGCTAGATTGGCTAAAAAATATAAATAAAGAATATCCTGATTTTTGGAAAACTTACCTCGCTAAGTTTGAACACAAATCAAAACGCTATGTTGTGTTTTCTACTGAAACTTCTGGACTTAATCCCGATAAGGATGTTATTTTGTCTATTGGTTCCTTTGCCATCGTGAATAACAAAATTCATATAGGTGACAGTTTTGAATCTATTTTACTGCAATACAAGTATTTTCACGATAATGGTCTATCAAATGAATTCATTTTGGAAAGCAAGATGAAAAAACTAAGTGAACCAGAGGCAATCGAAGCTTTTATAGATTATATAGGAAATGCCGTTTTAATTGGACATCACGTGGATTTTGATGTCGACATGATCAATAGTGCTCTGATGAGACTGGATTGCGGCAGATTAAAAAACGAAGCTTTAGACATTGATGTGATGTATCGTAAACTGATAGATGTCAACGACAAACAGTTTTCACTTGACGAATTATCAGAAATTTTTAAATTACCGAAAAGCTACCGAAAATCTCCTTCTGAAGAGGCATACACTATCGCATTGCTGTTTTTAAAACTGAAGAACAGATTAGGAATCAAATAA
- a CDS encoding 4'-phosphopantetheinyl transferase superfamily protein: MIGNDIVDLDLARKESNCKRKGFLDKIFSQQEQCLILNNSNPETMVWNLWSRKEAAYKIYNRETGISGYFPRRLQCHYEDEISGTVSIDGFVFYTQTYITEFYIYSIAVSKMDFFSKIKTLDSLENIKKENGIPYILDAFSNAIAPVSITHHGRFQRIIALDW, encoded by the coding sequence ATGATTGGTAATGATATAGTTGATCTTGATTTAGCCCGAAAAGAAAGCAATTGTAAGCGGAAAGGATTTTTGGATAAAATTTTTTCTCAGCAAGAACAATGCTTGATTCTTAATAATTCTAATCCGGAGACCATGGTTTGGAATTTATGGAGCAGAAAAGAAGCTGCGTATAAAATTTACAATCGAGAAACAGGGATAAGCGGTTATTTTCCGCGGCGATTGCAATGTCATTATGAAGACGAAATTTCTGGAACGGTTTCTATTGATGGGTTTGTTTTTTATACCCAAACTTATATTACTGAATTTTATATTTACTCAATTGCTGTTTCCAAAATGGATTTTTTTAGTAAAATAAAGACTTTGGATTCTTTAGAAAATATAAAAAAAGAAAATGGAATCCCTTATATTTTGGATGCTTTTTCAAATGCAATTGCTCCAGTTTCCATAACACATCATGGACGTTTTCAAAGGATAATTGCATTGGACTGGTAG